One window of the Euwallacea similis isolate ESF13 chromosome 28, ESF131.1, whole genome shotgun sequence genome contains the following:
- the LOC136417425 gene encoding protein THEM6-like translates to MLDICFFILGITGVGLLLYFLFELHYFFRSLLCVTFSRLFKKRVHILDETCITGMCISNDIDYLMDHMNNARYIRELDFAKIDFNQRTNLYNTTIAKGGSMFVGATTIRYRRFIKIFTRYHIRTKIIYWDNQNIYLEHQFITKGEFVNTIALCRIRLVNIDVEELMKELIQKLPKGVNAEAARREKPPMPLELEKWIESNQISSERLRESSNFENCQETSKV, encoded by the exons ATGTTGGacatttgcttttttattctCGGAATTACGGGAGTGGGTTTACTCTTGTATTTCTTATTTGAACTGCATTACTTCTTCAGGAGTTTGCTCTGTGTAACTTTCAGCCGGTTGTTCAAGAAAAGGGTACACATTTTGGATGAAACTTGCATCACTG GTATGTGCATATCAAACGACATAGATTACTTAATGGACCACATGAACAATGCAAGATACATTAGAGAGTTGGATTTCGCCAAAATCGACTTCAACCAGCGCACCAATCTTTACAATACCACAATCGCCAAAGGCGGTTCTATGTTTGTAGGCGCCACCACCATCAGATATAGGAGATTTATCAAAATCTTCACAAGATACCATATACGCACTAAG ATTATTTATTGGGACAATCAAAACATTTACTTAGAGCACCAATTTATCACCAAAGGAGAATTCGTGAACACTATAGCTCTATGCAGAATCAGACTAGTGAATATAGACGTGGAGGAATTGATGAAAGAGCTTATACAGAAGCTGCCTAAAGGGGTCAATGCTGAAGCAGCGAGGAGAGAGAAACCTCCGATGCCTCTGGAACTGGAAAAATGGATCGAGAGCAATCAGATTTCTAGTGAGAGGCTAAGGGAGAGTAGTAACTTTGAGAATTGCCAGGAAACAAGCAAAGTGtaa